CTCGTCGTCAGCTATGACGTCAACGGGCTGGAGACGGGCGGCGCCGCGGCGCAGCTCAACCGGAACGTGTCCCTGTACCGACCGCGGTTCGTGACGCTGCGGCTGGCTCCGACTCGGTGACGGGCTCCGAGGCGTCGGTGTCGGCGTCGGCCTCGGCGTCGTGTGCCCGGCGCTTGGCGATGACCGCGCACACCATCAGCTGCATCTGGTGGAACAGCATCAGCGGCAGCACGGCCAGCGAGGCGTGCGCGCCGAACAGGACGCTCGCCATGGGCAGCCCGGAGGCGAGGGACTTCTTCGAGCCGGCGAACTGGATCGCGATGCGGTCCTCGCGGTCGAAGCGCAGCGCCTTGGCGCCGTACCAGGTCAGGGCGAGCATGACGGCCAGCAGCACGGCCTCGACGGCGAGCAGGCCGGCCAGCCGTATCGGGCTCACCTGGTGCCAGATGCCCTGGACCACGCCCTCGCTGAACGCGGTGTAGACGACCAGCAGGATCGAGCCGCGGTCGACCAGCCCGAGGACCTTCTTGTGCCGGGCGACGAAGCCCCCGATCCAGCGGCGCAGCACCTGCCCGGCGACGAACGGCACCAGCAGTTGCAGCACGATCTTGAGAAGCGAGTCGGCCGAGAAGCCGCCGCCGCTGCCGCCGAGCACGGCCGCCGCGAGGAGCGGGGTGAGGACGATGCCGACGAGGGAGGAGAAGGAGCCCGCGCAGATCGCGGCGGGCACGTTGCCGCGGGCCATCGAGGTGAAGGCGATCGACGACTGAATGGTCGACGGGACGAGGGTGAGGAAGAGCAGGCCCTGGTAGAGCGGGTCCGTCAGGAGCACCGGGACCAGGCCGCGGGCAGCCAGGCCGAGCAGTGGGAAGGCGACGAAGGTGCAGGCCAGAACGGTGACGTGGAGCCGCCAGTGCTTCAGACCGTCCAGCGCCTCACGGGTGGACAGCCGGGCGCCGTAGAGGAAGAAGAGGAAGGCGATCGCGGCCGTGGAGGCGCCGGACGCCACGTCGGAGGCCGTCCCGCGCGCCGGGATGAGGGCCGCGAGGCCCACGGTCCCGAGCAGCAGCAGAATGTACGGGTCGATCGGCATCCAACGCGGCCATCGCAGGCGTTTCACTGTGCTCCACTACTTCGCTGTCGTACTCGGCTGTCGCTTCGCCGAACTTCGGGTTCCCGGCACGGACGTGCCCTCTCCATCGTGCTCCGGCGATCAGCGATCGGGAATCCGGCATACCGCTCTGACTGTCATCACGTTTCGCGATCACGGCGGGTAGCCTGGGGACGTGTACGACCCCTCCCATCTGCGCACGTTCCTCGCGGTGGCCCAGACGTTGAGCTTCACGCAGGCGGCCCGTCGCCTCGGGCTGCGTCAGTCGACCGTGAGCCAGCACGTGCGGCGTCTGGAGGACGCCACCGGGCGGCCGTTGTTCGCCCGGGACACCCACTCCGTGGAGCTGACCGAGGACGGCGAGGCGATGCTCGGCTTCGCCCGCCGGATCCTGGAGGTGCACGAGCAGGCGACGGCGTTCTTCACCGGCACCCGGCTGCGCGGCCGGCTCCGCTTCGGCGCGTCCGAGGACTTCGTCCTGACCCGCCTGCCGGAGATCCTGGAGGGCTTCCGCTACGACCACCCAGAGGTCGACCTGGAGCTGACGGTCGAACTCTCGGGCACGCTCCACGAACAGCTGGCCGCCGGGAAGCTCGACCTGGTCCTCGCCAAGCGGCGCCCCGAGGATCCTCGGGGCGAGCTGGTCTGGCACGACCGGCTGGTGTGGATCGGCGCGGAGAGGCTCCGCCTGGAGCCGGATCGTCCGGTGCCGTTGATCGTCTATCCGCCGCCGGGGATTACCAGGGCGCTTGCGTTGGAGGCGCTGGAGCGGCAGGGGCGTGAGTGGCGGATCGTGTGCACGAGCGGCAGTCTCAACGGGCTGGTCGCGGCGGCGCGGGCGGGGCTCGGGGTGATGGCGCACTCGCGGGGGCTGATTCCGCCGGGTCTGGTGCGGGTGCCCGACCGATCGGGGCTGCCGGAGCTGGGGCGGGTCGACTTCGTGCTGGTGCACGGGCGGCGGCGTACGGCTGCGCAGGGGGCGGCTGATGCGTTGGCGGGGGCGATTTTGGCGGGCGGGGACCGGTTGCACCGGCGTTAGGGGTGTCGCCGGTACGTCAGCTGCTTCACCCGCCGCAGGAACACCGACGACTCCACGTGCTGCACCCCTTCCAACCGCCCGAGCGGGCCGCTCAGGTAGGCGTACAGGCCCGCGGTGTCTCTGACGACGGCGGTCGCGACCAGGTTGGACGGGCCGGCCGTGGCGCTGGCGAAGGCTGGACGCCGGGTCGACGGCGGGGGCCCTGGTTCCGGGGCTGGTGCTGGTGGGTGTCGGTACGGGGCTGGTGTCGCCCGGCATCGCGGGCGCCGCGCCGGCCGCCGTACCGCAGGAACGGGCCGGTATGGCGGGCGGTGCGGTGAACACCTTCCGGCAGCTCGGGTATGCGCTCGGCATCGCCCTGTGGGGCACGGTGCTGACCTCGCGGATGCAGGACACGCTGCCGCGGGAGGCGGCCCACGCTCTGGCGGGCGGGGGCGCCGGTGCGCTGCGCGGCGCGTTCGGCGAGGAGAGGCTGCGCTCCGCCTTCGCCGACGGACTCGACGCGGTGGCGGTGGCGGCGGGGTCGACCGCGCTGGTGGCCGGGGTGCTGGTGCTCGCCTGGTCGGGAGGGCCGTGACAAAAAACCGGAGTGACAGCTTCGGCCCCTCGCACGCTGACAGAGGAGAGGGGCGAAGAGGCGAGGGAAGAGACGAACCAGCAGTCGCCGGCACGCCGGGGATGACATGATCGACAGGGCCCGTACCGGGTAATCGGGTCGTACAGATTCGGTGAAGATTACGGGCCCGAAACTTACTCAACCGTCAGTTTTCTGTCCGACCCTTCCCCATGTGAGCGTATTTTCCCGCACTGACCAGTGCATACCTGAGCACCCGTCGATTTCCGGCCCCCTCCCGTCCGAAACGCGGGTGGGGTAGCTTTCACCGCGCTGAGCGGAGCTTCAGCCGAGGCATTCGGAGCGGGGAGCGGGGTTTGCGCGAGTTCACCAACCCTCCGTTGGCGTTGGCACCGCCGGTGGGCGGCCTGGCCGACGCCGTCTTCGAGCATGCGCGGGAGGATCCGCTGTATGTCGCCCTCGGCCGCAAGGACGAAGACGGGCAGTGGCGGGACGTCACCGCCGCCGAGTTCCGGGACGAGGTGCTCGCCCTCGCCAAGGGCCTGCTCGCCCGCGGCATCCGGTTCGGCGACCGGGTCGCGATCATGTCCCGTACGCGGTACGAGTGGACGCTCTTCGACTACGCGCTGTGGACGATCGGCGCCCAGGTCGTGCCGATCTACCCGACCTCCTCGGCCGAACAGTGCTTCTGGACGCTGTACGACGCCGAGTGCTCGGCGGCGGTCGTCGAGCACGAGGACCACGCGATGACGATCGCCACCGTCATCGACCGGCTGCCCCGGCTGCACCAGCTGTGGCAGCTGGACTCGGGCGCCGTGCAGGAGCTGTACGACGCCGGCGCCCACCTCGACGACGAGGTGGTCCACCGCCACCGGCAGGCGGTCACCCCCGACTCCATCGCGACGATCATCTACACCTCGGGCACCACGGGGCGCCCCAAGGGCTGTGTCATCTCGCACGGCAACTTCATGTACGAGGCGGACACGGTCATCCAGCGATGGGAGCCGGTGTTCCACTCCAAGAAGGGCGACGAGGCGGCGACGCTGCTGTTCCTGCCGCTCGCGCACGTCTTCGGGCGGATGGTGCAGGTCGCCGCGATCCGCGGCAAGGTCCGCTTCGGCCACCAGCCGCAGATGAACGCGGCCGCGCTGCTGCCGGACCTGGCCGCGTTCAAGCCGACGTTCTTCCTGGCCGTGCCGTACATCTTCGAGAAGGTCTTCAACGCCGCCCGCCGCAAGGCCGAGAAGGAGGGCAGGTCGGGCGCCTTCGAGAAGGCCGTCGAGGTCGCCGTGAAGTACGCGGACGCCATGGAGGCCAAGGCGTGGGGCGTCGGCCCCGGCCCGTCGGCCGGTCTGCGCATGCAGCACCAGCTCTTCGACAAGCTCGTCTACTCCAAGATGCGGGCCGCGATGGGCGGCCGCATCAAGCAGGCGATGACCGGCGGGTCGGGCATGGACCGGCGGCTCGGTCTGTTCTTCGCGGGCGCCGGCGTCCATGTCTACGAGGGGTACGGACTCACCGAGTCCACGGCGGCCGCGACCGCCAACCCGCCCTACCGCACCCGCTACGGCACCGTGGGCCAGCCCATCCCGGGCACGACCGTGCACATCGCGGACGACGGCGAGATCTGGCTGCACGGAGCCAACATCTTCCAGGGCTACCTCAACAACCAGAAGGCCACCGACGCGGCTCTGCACGACGGCTGGCTGGCCACCGGCGACCTGGGCTCCCTCGACGAGGACGGCTACCTCACCATCACCGGCCGCAAGAAGGAGATCCTGGTCACCGCCAGCGGCAAGAGCGTCTCGCCGGGCGTGCTGGAGGAGCGCGTCCGCGACCACCCGCTGGTCGCCCAGTGCATCGTCGTCGGCAACGACCGCCCCTACATCGCGGCCCTGGTCACCCTCGACCAGGAGGCCGTGGAGCACTGGCTGATGATGCGCGACAAGCCCCAGATGACCCCGGCCCAGCTGGTCCGCGACGCCGACCTGGAGACCGAGGTGCGACGCGCCGTCGTCGCCGCCAACACCCTTGTCTCACAGGCCGAGTCGATCCGCACCTTCCGCATCCTCGCCCAGCCCTTCACCGAGGAGCACGGACTGCTCACGCCGTCGCTGAAGCTGAAGCGCAAGGCGATCGAGAACGCTTACGCCAACGAGGTCGAGGCGCTGTACCGGGCCTGAGGCCCACGGATTCCCACGGATTCTCCGGTCAGGAATGCATCGCGGCCCGTGATCGTTGACGATGTCAGTACCACCTGACGACAACCGTAAGGATCAAGAGCTCGTGAGCAGCAAGGTCCCCCAGATCACCCTCAACAACGGCGTCGAGATGCCCCAGCTGGGCTTCGGCGTCTGGCAGGTGCCGGACGACGAGGCGGAGCAGGCGGTCGGCACCGCGCTGGAGGCCGGGTACCGCAGCATCGACACAGCGGCGATCTACGGCAACGAGGAGGGCACCGGCAAGGCCATCGCCGCCGCCGGCATCCCCCGCGAGGACATCTTCGTCACCACCAAGCTCTGGAACGGCGAGCAGGGATACGACTCCACGCTGCGCGCCTTCGACGTGTCGCTGGGCAAGCTGGGTCTCGACTACGTCGACCTGTACCTCATCCACTGGCCGCTGCCGGCCCGCGACACGTACGTCGACACCTACAAGGCCTTCGAGAAGCTCTACGCCGACGGCCGGGTCCGCGCGATCGGCGTGTCCAACTTCCTTCCGGAGCACCTGCGTCGGCTGATCGGCGAGACGTCGGTCGTCCCGGCGGTCAACCAGGTCGAGCTGCACCCGCACCTGCAGCAGCACGCCTCCCGTGAATACCACGCCGAGCAGGGCATCGCCACCGAGGCCTGGTCGCCGCTCGGTCAGGGCAAGGGGCTGCTGGAGGTCCCGGCGATCGTCGCCATCGCGCAGAAGCACGGCCGCACCCCGGCCCAGATCGTGCTGCGCTGGCACCTGCAGCTGGGCAATGTCGTGATCCCGAAGTCCGTGACGCCGTCGCGGATCAAGGAGAACATCGAGGTCTTCGACTTCAGCCTGGACGCCGAGGACCTCGCGGCGATCAGCGCGCTGAACGAGGACCGGCGGATCGGTCCGGACCCGGCGACGTTCGACGGAGCCTGACCCCGCCCTTCGGCACGACCGTCCGCCCGCCGCTCAGCCGTATGGGCGGCGGGCGGACGCGCAGGGGGCGCCTCAGTCGCCGCGCACGTCGGTGAAGACGACCTCGAACTCCTCCAGCCCGGTCACGGACACATGCGCCTTGGCCGCACCCTCGTGCCGGGCCGCCGCCTGGCCCGCGCGGGACGCCGCCAGGGACGCCTGGTCGACGAAGATCGCTCCCACCATCCCCCGGCCCCGCTCCCGGTCGACCATCAGCGACGCCCGGGCCAGCCCCGCGAGGGTGTCCAGCTTGGGCACCACCGTCGCGCGGAACGTGTCGGCGAGCAGGTCGGCGTCCATGGGGTCGAACTCCAGCCTGGTGAGCCGTAGTCCACCGCCCGCCTGCGGCTGCCTGACCTGATGGAAGACCAGCGCCTCGTAGTTGAAGACCGCCAGTGTCCCCGCGAACGGCTCCAGCATGGCCGCCCGCCGCTCGCGCAACACCTCGTCGCTGTTGCGCCGGTCCTCCTCCGACTCCCACCAGCTCGCCGCGAGCAGCTTCCCGAGCGCCCGGTCCACGAAGACACTTGCTCCGCGGTACCCCGGACGGTCTTCCAACAGGTCCCGCCCCTCTGTGTTCATCGCCCTGATGGCCGTGTCGATCTTCGCGGGATCGCCGGTCGTGTAGATGGCGCGTACGAACATGACACCTCCCGGAAATCCGGGCCCACATCCGAAATCTTCGGCATGCCCAGTCTTCTATTGGGGTCATTGCGTCGCAATCAGCACAAGTCAGGAAAGTTTCCTAATAGACCTGTGAAGAAGAGTTGGAAGAGAGGCCCTTTCCCCAGTGCGCATCCGAACACTGACCCTCGCCGCGGCCTCCGTCGCCGCGCTGCTCGCCGCCGGACTGTTCCCCGCGAGCGCCTCCGGCACGTCACGACCGCCGTCCGCCCGGGAGGGTTCGGTCAGCGCGGCCGACCTGCTCGCGAAGGTGACGTCCTGCTCGCAGATCTCCCACGGCAAGTACCGCACCGACGAGGGCACCTCGGCCACCGTCCCCGTGTGCGGCAGGCACGGCGCCGTCTTCTGGACGGCCGACATGGACATCGACTGCGACGGGCAGCGCACCGACGAGTGCAACGAGGACACCGACCCCTGGTTCCAGCCCGACACGGCCTTCCACCAGTCCGACGGCCTGCCGCTACGCTCCGAGACGCTGCCGTATGTCGTCGTCCCCAGGATCAGCGACATCTGGGACCACTCCGCGGCGGGCATCGAGGGCGGCAGCGTGGTCGCCGTCATCCATGACGACCAGGTCCTGTACGCCGTCGTCGGCGACACCGGCCCTCAGGAGGTCATCGGCGAGGCCTCCTACGCCGCCGCCGAGGCACTCGGCATCGACCCCGACCCGGCGACCGGCGGCACCGCCTCCGGCGTGACGTACATCCTCTTCGAGGACTCCCGCGTCTCGCCCATCGAGAGCCACAGCGCGGCGGTCTCGCTGGGCGAGCGGCTGGCGCGGGAGTTCATCCGGGACAACTGAGGCTGCCCGTACGTCAGTTGGGCTGGCCGAGCGGCCGCACGACGACGGTGTTGACGTCGACGCCGTCCGGCTGCCGGATGACCCACACCACCGAGTCGGCGATCTGGTCGGCGGTCAGCAGATGCCCCGGCGGCAGGCTGCCGTAGCTGTCCCAGAACGGTGTCTCGACGCGGCCGGGCGCGATGTGGTCACGCCGACACCGCCCTCCCCCACTCTCGGATCCCCCCGCTCGATCGAGCGGGGGATCCCCATCGTCGCCCCGTAGATGTTGCCCGGCCCCGGCACGAACCCGGCGACGCTTCCGACGAGGACGATCCGGCTGCGGGTCTCCTTGAGGGCGTCGATGGAGGCGCGGATGAGCGCCTGTACGTCGCCGTACTCGGCCGCGTTCCCCACGATCGTCAACAGGCCCTCCGGATCGCCGAGTTCCTCGGCGAAGCCCCGCAGCCGCGCCTCGCCGCGGCCGGTGACGGCCCGTCTCGTCCGGACGACGGGGATTCCATCACTTGGAGGAGTTCTCGAAGTCAAGGCTCACTTCGTCCGTACCGCCGTGTACACCGTCTGCGCCGCCAGGACGAACACGTCCGGCCGGTGGTGCACGCTCGCCTTGTCGTCCGGGTCGAGGAGCTGGTCGAGCGTCGCGCGGTCATCGGCGTCGAGGTGGTCGCCGAGGCCCTCGCGGGTGCGGGTCAGGGAGGCGACGACGTAGGCGCGGGCCCGGTCCGTGGTCGGGGCGGGCAGGTCGAGGAGGAAGGTGCGGGTTCCGGTGGGCCTGAGGCCGACGGAGGCGAGCAGCGCCGGCCAGTCCTCGGTCTCGGCGACGGAGCCGGGCAGGTCCGCGCGCATCGCGGCGAACCACTCCTCCTCCAGCGCGTCGAGGCGCGCCTGCAAGCCGGGACGCCCGAAGCCGAGGTCGCGCGGCAGGAACCGGGCCGGCAGGCCGCCCTCCTGGAGGGCCAGGGTGCCGCCGGGCGTGAGGCGGGCGGCGAACGCGGCGAGGGCGGCACGCTGGTCGCCGAGGTGGTGCAGGCTGCGGCTCGCCCAGAGCAGATCGGCCGGGTAGTCCAAGTCAGCGAGGACGCCCGGGAGTTCACCGGCAAGGGTGCCGAAGCGGTCGGCGACGCCGAGTCGCTCGGCCCGCGCCCGGGCCCGATCGAGGAGCGGTGCGGATCCGTCGACGGCGACGATCCGCGCGCCGGGGAAGGTGTCGGCGAACAGACAGGCGACCACACCGGGTCCGCTGCCCACGTCCACGATCAGCCCGGGCTCGGTCTGCCACTTGGCCAGCCAGGCCATGGCGTGCTCGTACAGGGGCGTGAACAGCTCCGCCTGCGCCTCTAGCAGCGGGGCCATCTCGTTCCAGTCGATGTCGGTGTGGTCGTGGTGAGGGTGATGGTGACCGGCCTGGTGGTCTCCGTGGTGGTGGTGCGCCATGCTCGTCAGCCTCTCCTTCGGATGGGGCCAGCGTGCGCCGACGCACCGTCGCGGGGCCACTGTCGTTGCCGCAACGGCAAAAAGCGGCGGCAAAAAGCGGCGGCGAAAATGGGATGCGGCCCGCATGACCGATCACCCACGATGGCCCGATGGACGACGAGATGGTGAGACGCTTCCTCGAAGACGGGTTCGTGAAGATCGAGGGCGCCTTTCCGCCGCGCGTCGCCGAGCACTGCGCGCGGCTGCTGTGGCGGGAGACGGGGTGCGACCCGGAGGATCCGGACACCTGGAAGGACCCCGTGCACTGGGTGTACGACATGGCGCAGGGCCCCTTCGCGGCCGCCGTGAACACCCCCGCCCTGCACGAGGCCTTCGATGTGCTGGTGGGTGAGGGCCGCTGGCAGTCGCGCTACTCGCTGGGCAGTTTCCCGCTGCGGTTCCCGCACGAGGAGGAACCGGACGACGCGGGCTGGCACATCGAGGCCAGCTACGTCCCCGAAGGCGCCGAGCACCCGCACACGAACGTGCGCTCGAAGGACCGTGCGCTGCTGATGCTGTTCCTGTTCAGCGAGGTCACCGAGGACGACGCCCCGACCCGTATCCGGGTCGGCTCCCATCTCGACGTACCGCCGGTCCTGGAACCGTACGGCGAGGCCGGCGCCTCCTTCCTGGAACTCGGCCCGAAGGTCGCCGAGGCCTCCGCGCACCGCCCCCTCGCCCACGCCACCGGCAGCCCCGGCGACGTCTACCTGTGCCACCCCTTCCTGGTCCACGCCGCCCAGCCCCACCACGGCACCCGGCCCCGCTTCATGGCGCAACCGCCCCTGCACACGGCGGTGCCGTACGAGCTGGAGCGGGCCGACGGCGACTACTCGGTGGCGGAGTTCGCGATCCGCCGGGGCCTGTCCCGAGAGAGCTGACCCCGGCGGACCGCGGATTCACCGCGTCACGACAGCGGCGGGTACGCGTTCTGCATGAGCTGCTGGAACTGCGCCGAGAACCAGTGGCCGGACAGCGGGGCGTTCGCCAGGGCGCCGGACATGTTGTTGTTGTTGCGCGGGTTGCCGGTATACGTCGGGTCGCACATCCGGTCGAAGCCCTTGCCCTCGTCGTTCGGGATCGCGCTGCTGGCGCCGTCGGACTCACCCGGGGGCTTCATCCACACGTAGGCGTCGATCCCGGCCGCCGGGGAGGCCTGCGGGCGCTCGCCGAGACCGGCTCCGGACTGGTTGCACCAGTTGCCGGTGTTGATGCGCCGGTCGATGCGACCGCCGTTGACGTAGGTGTCCACGTCCGTCATGGCGCCCGGACCGGTCGGCCGGGCACTGCCGCCCCAGCCGTTGCGGGAGGTGTCGATCAGCATGCCGACGCCCGAGGGGAAGCCCTGGTTCACGGCCTCCGCCCGGAAGGCCTGGGCGTAGGAGAGCTCGTCGACGTAGCGGTTCCAGTCCACCCACTTCGACTCGCGCACCGACTTGCCGTTCACGGAGTCGCTGATGGTGAAGTACTGCTCCTTCAGCGCGCTGTAGTTGGCGGTGTTGGTGATGAAACCGGCCACGTCGTTGACGGTGGCGCCTTCGGCCGTCGCGGCCTGCTTGATCAACTGGACGCTCGCCGAGAAGTTGTCGTCCCAGCCGAGCCAGCCGTGGTGCCCGGCGTCCACGTAGTTGTAGACGTTGGCGATGTCACCGAGCTTGTTCAGCGCGTAGCCGACACCCTTGACGTAGTTGCCGTTGGCCTTCATCGTGTCGCAGTTCGGGGTGGCCGTGACCCGCGGCGAGACGTTGGTGACGAGGTTCGGCAGCGAGTCGAGTTCGACCGTGTTGACGATCCGCAGCGAGGCATACTTGGGATCGGCGAGGATCGCGGCGATCGGGTCGATGTACTGCGTCTTGTACTTGTCGATCTCCGTCGGCCCGAGCTCACCGTTGGAGGCGAGCGCGGCGCAGTCGCGGCCCGGCAGGTTGTAGATCACCAGCTGGACGACGAGCTCGCCGCTGCCCTTCTGCTTCAGGGCCTCGTCGAGGTGGGCGCGCAGGCCCATCTTGCCGCCGACGCCGTTGATCGCGGCGGTCCGGTCCAGCCAGACGCCGGTGGGCTGGTTGGCGATGCGACTGCCGCCCGGCTCGGCGGCGGCGTTGGCGGACCACTCCGGGTTCACGTACACCTTGGCGCCGGAGTACGGGTTGTCGGCCTTCGGCCCGGTGGGGCCGGGGTCGGGGTCGGGCGGGTCCGTGGGGCCGCCGCCGCCGTCGACGTTGCAGGTCACGCCGTCGAGGGTGAAGGTGGCCGGGATGGCGTTGGTGCCGCTGTAGGTGCCCTGGAAGCCGAAGCTGACCGAACCGCCCGTCGACAGTGTCCCGTTGTAGGTCTCGTTGGTGGCGGTGACGGCCGCGCCGCTCTGGCTGATCTTGGCGTTCCAGCCGTTGGTGACCTTCTGGTTTCCGGCGTACGACCACTTCACCGACCAGTTGGACTTGGCGGCGCCGCTGTTGGT
Above is a window of Streptomyces sp. DT2A-34 DNA encoding:
- a CDS encoding long-chain fatty acid--CoA ligase, which codes for MREFTNPPLALAPPVGGLADAVFEHAREDPLYVALGRKDEDGQWRDVTAAEFRDEVLALAKGLLARGIRFGDRVAIMSRTRYEWTLFDYALWTIGAQVVPIYPTSSAEQCFWTLYDAECSAAVVEHEDHAMTIATVIDRLPRLHQLWQLDSGAVQELYDAGAHLDDEVVHRHRQAVTPDSIATIIYTSGTTGRPKGCVISHGNFMYEADTVIQRWEPVFHSKKGDEAATLLFLPLAHVFGRMVQVAAIRGKVRFGHQPQMNAAALLPDLAAFKPTFFLAVPYIFEKVFNAARRKAEKEGRSGAFEKAVEVAVKYADAMEAKAWGVGPGPSAGLRMQHQLFDKLVYSKMRAAMGGRIKQAMTGGSGMDRRLGLFFAGAGVHVYEGYGLTESTAAATANPPYRTRYGTVGQPIPGTTVHIADDGEIWLHGANIFQGYLNNQKATDAALHDGWLATGDLGSLDEDGYLTITGRKKEILVTASGKSVSPGVLEERVRDHPLVAQCIVVGNDRPYIAALVTLDQEAVEHWLMMRDKPQMTPAQLVRDADLETEVRRAVVAANTLVSQAESIRTFRILAQPFTEEHGLLTPSLKLKRKAIENAYANEVEALYRA
- a CDS encoding glycoside hydrolase family 6 protein, with amino-acid sequence MSRTRTAMLAALALVAGSSGTALAAAVPADVGTAAVPCTVDYKVQNQWDTGFTAAVTVTNSGAAKSNWSVKWSYAGNQKVTNGWNAKISQSGAAVTATNETYNGTLSTGGSVSFGFQGTYSGTNAIPATFTLDGVTCNVDGGGGPTDPPDPDPGPTGPKADNPYSGAKVYVNPEWSANAAAEPGGSRIANQPTGVWLDRTAAINGVGGKMGLRAHLDEALKQKGSGELVVQLVIYNLPGRDCAALASNGELGPTEIDKYKTQYIDPIAAILADPKYASLRIVNTVELDSLPNLVTNVSPRVTATPNCDTMKANGNYVKGVGYALNKLGDIANVYNYVDAGHHGWLGWDDNFSASVQLIKQAATAEGATVNDVAGFITNTANYSALKEQYFTISDSVNGKSVRESKWVDWNRYVDELSYAQAFRAEAVNQGFPSGVGMLIDTSRNGWGGSARPTGPGAMTDVDTYVNGGRIDRRINTGNWCNQSGAGLGERPQASPAAGIDAYVWMKPPGESDGASSAIPNDEGKGFDRMCDPTYTGNPRNNNNMSGALANAPLSGHWFSAQFQQLMQNAYPPLS
- a CDS encoding aldo/keto reductase; translated protein: MSSKVPQITLNNGVEMPQLGFGVWQVPDDEAEQAVGTALEAGYRSIDTAAIYGNEEGTGKAIAAAGIPREDIFVTTKLWNGEQGYDSTLRAFDVSLGKLGLDYVDLYLIHWPLPARDTYVDTYKAFEKLYADGRVRAIGVSNFLPEHLRRLIGETSVVPAVNQVELHPHLQQHASREYHAEQGIATEAWSPLGQGKGLLEVPAIVAIAQKHGRTPAQIVLRWHLQLGNVVIPKSVTPSRIKENIEVFDFSLDAEDLAAISALNEDRRIGPDPATFDGA
- a CDS encoding glycoside hydrolase family 75 protein, with the translated sequence MRIRTLTLAAASVAALLAAGLFPASASGTSRPPSAREGSVSAADLLAKVTSCSQISHGKYRTDEGTSATVPVCGRHGAVFWTADMDIDCDGQRTDECNEDTDPWFQPDTAFHQSDGLPLRSETLPYVVVPRISDIWDHSAAGIEGGSVVAVIHDDQVLYAVVGDTGPQEVIGEASYAAAEALGIDPDPATGGTASGVTYILFEDSRVSPIESHSAAVSLGERLAREFIRDN
- a CDS encoding phytanoyl-CoA dioxygenase family protein, with the protein product MDDEMVRRFLEDGFVKIEGAFPPRVAEHCARLLWRETGCDPEDPDTWKDPVHWVYDMAQGPFAAAVNTPALHEAFDVLVGEGRWQSRYSLGSFPLRFPHEEEPDDAGWHIEASYVPEGAEHPHTNVRSKDRALLMLFLFSEVTEDDAPTRIRVGSHLDVPPVLEPYGEAGASFLELGPKVAEASAHRPLAHATGSPGDVYLCHPFLVHAAQPHHGTRPRFMAQPPLHTAVPYELERADGDYSVAEFAIRRGLSRES
- a CDS encoding trans-aconitate 2-methyltransferase, encoding MAHHHHGDHQAGHHHPHHDHTDIDWNEMAPLLEAQAELFTPLYEHAMAWLAKWQTEPGLIVDVGSGPGVVACLFADTFPGARIVAVDGSAPLLDRARARAERLGVADRFGTLAGELPGVLADLDYPADLLWASRSLHHLGDQRAALAAFAARLTPGGTLALQEGGLPARFLPRDLGFGRPGLQARLDALEEEWFAAMRADLPGSVAETEDWPALLASVGLRPTGTRTFLLDLPAPTTDRARAYVVASLTRTREGLGDHLDADDRATLDQLLDPDDKASVHHRPDVFVLAAQTVYTAVRTK
- a CDS encoding bile acid:sodium symporter family protein, with amino-acid sequence MPIDPYILLLLGTVGLAALIPARGTASDVASGASTAAIAFLFFLYGARLSTREALDGLKHWRLHVTVLACTFVAFPLLGLAARGLVPVLLTDPLYQGLLFLTLVPSTIQSSIAFTSMARGNVPAAICAGSFSSLVGIVLTPLLAAAVLGGSGGGFSADSLLKIVLQLLVPFVAGQVLRRWIGGFVARHKKVLGLVDRGSILLVVYTAFSEGVVQGIWHQVSPIRLAGLLAVEAVLLAVMLALTWYGAKALRFDREDRIAIQFAGSKKSLASGLPMASVLFGAHASLAVLPLMLFHQMQLMVCAVIAKRRAHDAEADADTDASEPVTESEPAAASRTAVGTGTRSG
- a CDS encoding LysR substrate-binding domain-containing protein — protein: MYDPSHLRTFLAVAQTLSFTQAARRLGLRQSTVSQHVRRLEDATGRPLFARDTHSVELTEDGEAMLGFARRILEVHEQATAFFTGTRLRGRLRFGASEDFVLTRLPEILEGFRYDHPEVDLELTVELSGTLHEQLAAGKLDLVLAKRRPEDPRGELVWHDRLVWIGAERLRLEPDRPVPLIVYPPPGITRALALEALERQGREWRIVCTSGSLNGLVAAARAGLGVMAHSRGLIPPGLVRVPDRSGLPELGRVDFVLVHGRRRTAAQGAADALAGAILAGGDRLHRR